One Microcebus murinus isolate Inina chromosome 10, M.murinus_Inina_mat1.0, whole genome shotgun sequence DNA segment encodes these proteins:
- the PRPH gene encoding peripherin isoform X2: MSHHSSGLRAGVSSTSYRRTFGPPPSLSPGAFSYSSSSRLSGSRLLGSASPSYSVRLGSFRGPRAGAGTLLRLPSERLDFSMAEALNQEFLATRSNEKQELQELNDRFANFIEKVRFLEQQNAALRGELSQARGQEPARADQLCQQELRELRRELELLGRERDRVQVERDGLAEDLAALKQRLEEETRKREDAEHNLVLFRKDVDDATLSRLELERKIESLMDEIEFLKKLHEEELRDLQVNVESQQVQQVEVEATVKPELTAALRDIRAQYESIAAKNLQEAEEWYKSKYADLSDAANRNHEALRQAKLEMNESRRQIQSLTCEVDGLRGTNEALLRQLRELEEQFALEAGGYQAGAARLEEELRQLKEEMARHLREYQELLNVKMALDIEIATYRKLLEGEESRISVPVHSFASLSIKTTVPEVEPPQDSHSRKMVLIKTIETRDGEVVTESQKEQRSELDKSPTHSY; this comes from the exons ATGAGCCACCACTCGTCGGGCCTCCGGGCCGGCGTCAGCTCCACCTCATACCGCCGCACCTTCGGGCCACCGCCCTCACTATCCCCGGGGGCCTTCTCCTACTCCTCCAGCTCTCGCCTCTCGGGCAGTCGCCTGCTGGGCTCGGCGTCCCCGAGCTACTCCGTGCGCCTGGGCAGCTTCCGTGGCCCGCGGGCGGGTGCGGGCACCCTCCTGCGCCTGCCCTCCGAGCGCCTCGACTTCTCCATGGCCGAGGCCCTCAACCAGGAGTTCCTGGCCACACGCAGCAACGAGAAGCAGGAGCTGCAGGAGCTCAACGACCGCTTCGCCAACTTCATTGAGAAGGTGCGCTTTCTGGAGCAGCAGAACGCGGCCCTGCGCGGGGAGCTGAGCCAGGCCCGGGGCCAGGAGCCGGCGCGCGCCGACCAGCTGTGCCAGCAGGAGCTGCGGGAGCTGCGGCGGGAGCTAGAGCTGCTGGGCCGCGAGCGCGACCGGGTGCAGGTGGAGCGCGACGGGCTGGCGGAGGACCTGGCAGCGCTCAAGCAGAG GTTGGAGGAGGAGACGCGCAAGCGGGAGGATGCGGAGCACAACCTTGTGCTCTTCCGCAAG GACGTGGACGATGCCACCCTGTCCCGCCTGGAACTAGAGCGCAAGATTGAGTCTTTGATGGATGAGATTGAGTTCCTCAAGAAGCTGCACGAGGAG GAGCTTCGAGACCTACAGGTGAACGTGGAGAGCCAGCAGGTGCAGCAGGTGGAGGTGGAAGCAACCGTGAAGCCGGAGCTGACGGCGGCGCTGAGGGACATCAGAGCACAGTACGAGAGCATCGCAGCGAAGAACCTGCAGGAGGCGGAGGAGTGGTACAAGTCCAAG TACGCAGACCTGTCCGACGCCGCCAACCGGAACCACGAGGCCCTGCGCCAGGCCAAGCTGGAGATGAATGAGTCCCGACGCCAGATCCAGAGTCTGACGTGCGAGGTGGACGGACTGCGCGGCACG AACGAGGCGCTGCTCAGACAGCTGCGGGAGCTGGAGGAGCAGTTCGCCCTGGAGGCGGGCGGGTACCAGGCGGGCGCCGCGCGGCTCGAGGAGGAGCTGCGACAGCTGAAGGAGGAGATGGCGCGGCACCTGCGCGAGTACCAGGAGCTCCTCAACGTCAAGATGGCCCTGGACATCGAGATCGCCACCTACCGCAAGCTGCTGGAGGGCGAGGAGAGCCG GATTTCCGTGCCGGTCCATTCCTTTGCCTCCTTAAGTATAAAGACCACCG TGCCTGAGGTGGAGCCTCCCCAGGACAGCCACAGCCGGAAGATGGTTCTGATCAAGACCATTGAGACCCGGGATGGGGAG GTGGTGACAGAGTCCCAGAAGGAGCAGCGCAGTGAACTGGACAAGTCTCCTACTCACAGCTACTGA
- the PRPH gene encoding peripherin isoform X1 has translation MSHHSSGLRAGVSSTSYRRTFGPPPSLSPGAFSYSSSSRLSGSRLLGSASPSYSVRLGSFRGPRAGAGTLLRLPSERLDFSMAEALNQEFLATRSNEKQELQELNDRFANFIEKVRFLEQQNAALRGELSQARGQEPARADQLCQQELRELRRELELLGRERDRVQVERDGLAEDLAALKQRLEEETRKREDAEHNLVLFRKDVDDATLSRLELERKIESLMDEIEFLKKLHEEELRDLQVNVESQQVQQVEVEATVKPELTAALRDIRAQYESIAAKNLQEAEEWYKSKYADLSDAANRNHEALRQAKLEMNESRRQIQSLTCEVDGLRGTNEALLRQLRELEEQFALEAGGYQAGAARLEEELRQLKEEMARHLREYQELLNVKMALDIEIATYRKLLEGEESRISVPVHSFASLSIKTTVPEVEPPQDSHSRKMVLIKTIETRDGEQVVTESQKEQRSELDKSPTHSY, from the exons ATGAGCCACCACTCGTCGGGCCTCCGGGCCGGCGTCAGCTCCACCTCATACCGCCGCACCTTCGGGCCACCGCCCTCACTATCCCCGGGGGCCTTCTCCTACTCCTCCAGCTCTCGCCTCTCGGGCAGTCGCCTGCTGGGCTCGGCGTCCCCGAGCTACTCCGTGCGCCTGGGCAGCTTCCGTGGCCCGCGGGCGGGTGCGGGCACCCTCCTGCGCCTGCCCTCCGAGCGCCTCGACTTCTCCATGGCCGAGGCCCTCAACCAGGAGTTCCTGGCCACACGCAGCAACGAGAAGCAGGAGCTGCAGGAGCTCAACGACCGCTTCGCCAACTTCATTGAGAAGGTGCGCTTTCTGGAGCAGCAGAACGCGGCCCTGCGCGGGGAGCTGAGCCAGGCCCGGGGCCAGGAGCCGGCGCGCGCCGACCAGCTGTGCCAGCAGGAGCTGCGGGAGCTGCGGCGGGAGCTAGAGCTGCTGGGCCGCGAGCGCGACCGGGTGCAGGTGGAGCGCGACGGGCTGGCGGAGGACCTGGCAGCGCTCAAGCAGAG GTTGGAGGAGGAGACGCGCAAGCGGGAGGATGCGGAGCACAACCTTGTGCTCTTCCGCAAG GACGTGGACGATGCCACCCTGTCCCGCCTGGAACTAGAGCGCAAGATTGAGTCTTTGATGGATGAGATTGAGTTCCTCAAGAAGCTGCACGAGGAG GAGCTTCGAGACCTACAGGTGAACGTGGAGAGCCAGCAGGTGCAGCAGGTGGAGGTGGAAGCAACCGTGAAGCCGGAGCTGACGGCGGCGCTGAGGGACATCAGAGCACAGTACGAGAGCATCGCAGCGAAGAACCTGCAGGAGGCGGAGGAGTGGTACAAGTCCAAG TACGCAGACCTGTCCGACGCCGCCAACCGGAACCACGAGGCCCTGCGCCAGGCCAAGCTGGAGATGAATGAGTCCCGACGCCAGATCCAGAGTCTGACGTGCGAGGTGGACGGACTGCGCGGCACG AACGAGGCGCTGCTCAGACAGCTGCGGGAGCTGGAGGAGCAGTTCGCCCTGGAGGCGGGCGGGTACCAGGCGGGCGCCGCGCGGCTCGAGGAGGAGCTGCGACAGCTGAAGGAGGAGATGGCGCGGCACCTGCGCGAGTACCAGGAGCTCCTCAACGTCAAGATGGCCCTGGACATCGAGATCGCCACCTACCGCAAGCTGCTGGAGGGCGAGGAGAGCCG GATTTCCGTGCCGGTCCATTCCTTTGCCTCCTTAAGTATAAAGACCACCG TGCCTGAGGTGGAGCCTCCCCAGGACAGCCACAGCCGGAAGATGGTTCTGATCAAGACCATTGAGACCCGGGATGGGGAG CAGGTGGTGACAGAGTCCCAGAAGGAGCAGCGCAGTGAACTGGACAAGTCTCCTACTCACAGCTACTGA